From the Planktothricoides raciborskii GIHE-MW2 genome, the window ATGCTTAGTAGGGTAGGGGCGAAGCATGACCGCATATAATCTCTGGAACAAAATAAAAAATTTTGTACCGGAATGCTTCGCCCTTACGGATGGGGTGCTGGCATGAAAATACTGCAACAATCGGTTTGTGGTTATGCTGGAGGACTATTGTGCTTTGATCGGATCCAGAGACGGGCATCGCGGATCGGGAATCAGGTGTAATTCAGAACAAAATCTCGTCGATCGCGATTAGTGGGTTAGGGGGTTGGTCATTGACCGGCAAAATTTTCAGTTGGTTGGGCTTTGACCATAAACAAGGGGGATAAAATTCTAGAGAAAACTTCAGTTTTAGAGAAAAAAAATGTAAAACAATGTAAAGTAATGTAAAATAATGATACAAAGATTAGCCATGCTCTTTCTCGCGACTTAGGGGAATCAATTATGCAGAAACTGCACACAGAAATTGAAGCGATTCGGAATCAGATTTATCTACTCCAAAAAGAACGTTCTCGGATGAAAATTCCAGCGATCGCCCCTGTGAATGATTCCCCAGAAGCGATTTCTGATGCTTATCGGACTCAGGCGAGAGAAACTGCGGTAATTTCCGCCGAAATTAAAGGAATTGATGATGCGATCGCGGCTTTACAAAAACAATTAAACCAAAAACAGCAGCAACTCCAACAACAAAAAGCTGATGGTCGTAATCCGATTTTACAAGAATTAGAAGCCAGTCAAGCCCAAGCTAAACTTCATGCCCAACGCATCAATGAGTTAGCGGCAGAATTGGCCGAAGAAGTCAAAGCATTGAAGGCGATCGCTGATGATATGAGTCCGAGTTATTGGCAAGTTTATTTAAAACCATTTATTACCGGATTTAAAAGTATTTCTGTCCCCTTTGTTCGTTCCGATGGAACCGTTTGGACAATTGTAAATCGGCGGGTATAATTTAATCAAAATCGGCGACTGTAGGGGCGAAGCATTCCCGCAGAATTTTGATGGTTAAAAGCGTAAATTTTTTACGGGAATGCAACGCCCTTATACAAAATCGGCGACTGTAGGGGCGAAGCATTCCCGCAGAATTTTGATGGTTAAAAGCGTAAATTTTTTACGGGAATGCAACGCCCTTATACAAAATCGGCGACTGTAGGGGCGAAGCATTCCCGCAGAAGTTTGATGGTTAAAAGCGTGAATTTTTTACGGGAATGCTTCGCCCGCCCTGACTAACCAGAAAAATGCTGTAAAGAATGGGGTTTTTCCAGACCAAATGCGGTCATAAGTTGCCGATCGCCCATAATTTTTGCCGGAATTCCATCGGCAATAATTTTTCCTGCGGCCATCAAAATAACGCGATCGCAGACTTCTAAAATCATCTCCAAATCGTGAGAGGAAATTAACATAGTTTCTGAAGCCCCTTGTAAAAATTGAATCAGCCTTCGTCGGGCTAAAGCATCTAAATTCGCGCTAGGTTCGTCATAAATTACTAACTGCGGTTGCATGGCTAAAACACCAGCGATCGCTACCATACGTTTTTCCCCTCCAGACAAATGATGAGGAGGACGGGGGGCTAATTCTTGCACTCCGGTTAAACTTAAAGCCCTGTCAACTCTTTGGTTAACTTCTTCGGGAGAAAGTCCCATATTTTCTGGGCCAAATGCCACATCTTCCCACACCGAAGCACAGAATAATTGATCGTTAGGATTTTGAAACACTAAGCCAATTTCTGAACGAAACTCACCGGGAATTACAGGTTTGTCAAATAGACTGATTTCTCCCGTAGCGGGTAAAATCCCACAAATCGATAAAAATAACGTGGTTTTTCCTGCGCCATTTGGCCCGATAATCCCCACTCGTTCCCCCGGTACAATGGTTAAATTGATATTTGTTAAAGTTCCGGCACGATCTGAGTAAGAAAAATTCACGTTTTTGAGGGCGATCGCGGTTTTCACCGTTTCCCGTTTACCCGAAATTCTTTCCAATTGACTTGTCATAGATTTTGCTACTTATGCCCTGGGATTGATTCGCTAATTTTTTGATTATAGCGAATATTTGCTGAAAATACCTGATAGCTTATAGCTGATTGCTCATGCCTATAATAAAATTTCGGTGCCGATTAAGCTGATGGCGATAATAACAGAAATTGATAAGGCGATCGCGCTAAATTTATCCGGGAAAATTTTCTGTTTAATCCCTAGGGATGGGTGGGTTAACTTTTGGTTAATCTTGTGGTTAATCTTGCCATAGCCTCGGAGACGCATAGCATTATAGACCTGTTCTGACTGTTCATAACTGCGGACCAATAAAGTCCCCATCACCGACGCAAAAATTCGCAAATTTCTCCGGGTCAGATTACGCGGTTTAAAACCCCGCAACCGTAAAGCAATGGTTAGAGTTTGCACTTGTTGCCCCAATTCAAAAATATAACGATAAGAGAGTAGGGTCATATCTGCCAAAATAGGAGATAAACCAAGCGATCGCATCGCCTTAATCGTGGTCAAAAAGGAACAAGTCCCAAACAACACCAAACAAATGGTCATAATCGCCACAAACCGGCTGGCAATTAACAGCATCGCCAAACAACCTTCTTGGCGTAAAGTTAGAAAAGTCCATTGCCCAATTGCCCATTGACTAATCACCGTTTCCCCAGAAACAAATGGCAGCAAAAATACCACACCCATCAGAAAAAAACCTGGGTAACGTAACCGAGTTTGCCAAAAAGAACGAGGTAGGTGAGACAATCGATAAACGATCGCCGTAATCAGCAAAACTACCGGCAATAAAAACAACTTTTCTACCCCGGCAAAGGCAATCATTAATGAACCCAAGCCGATTAATTTACTTTCTGGTTGCCACCGATGGATCGGCGAATTTAAATGGGCATATTCATCAAGGTTAAATTTCATCGTTTAATGGCATCCTGTTTGCTACTTCACCTTTAATTAACTCTGGTTTTACTCGTTGCAAAAACATCACTAACATCGCCGTAAAAATTCCCTCAATCATAATCAAAGGAATATGACTCAGCATCAGTCCATAAAGAGCCGATCGCTCAGTCAGGTTATCCAATTCAGCGGGTAAATTGCTAATCACTAAAATGAAAAAAATCATCAAAGCGAGTCCTAAACCAATAGCGCCCGACATAAAAGCAAAAATGCTAGTAATAACCGGCTTTTGCTCCCTAAATAAATAGCGTAACTGAAAAATATGATAAGCTAAAATAGCCGGAATTCCCATCATCGTCGCATTGACTCCCAACGTCGTTAAACCCCCATGACCAAACATTTGACCTTGGAAAAATAAGCCAATCAAAATCGCGGGAAAGGCATAATATCCCAGAATCGTGCCTAACAGTCCATTAAGGACAAAATGAACA encodes:
- the cbiQ gene encoding cobalt ECF transporter T component CbiQ, coding for MKFNLDEYAHLNSPIHRWQPESKLIGLGSLMIAFAGVEKLFLLPVVLLITAIVYRLSHLPRSFWQTRLRYPGFFLMGVVFLLPFVSGETVISQWAIGQWTFLTLRQEGCLAMLLIASRFVAIMTICLVLFGTCSFLTTIKAMRSLGLSPILADMTLLSYRYIFELGQQVQTLTIALRLRGFKPRNLTRRNLRIFASVMGTLLVRSYEQSEQVYNAMRLRGYGKINHKINQKLTHPSLGIKQKIFPDKFSAIALSISVIIAISLIGTEILL
- the cbiM gene encoding cobalt transporter CbiM, which translates into the protein MHIADGILPAKVCIGGYAIAGLATWYSLRQINRQKNPQQGIPKASLLTAAFFVASGISIPIPPASVHFVLNGLLGTILGYYAFPAILIGLFFQGQMFGHGGLTTLGVNATMMGIPAILAYHIFQLRYLFREQKPVITSIFAFMSGAIGLGLALMIFFILVISNLPAELDNLTERSALYGLMLSHIPLIMIEGIFTAMLVMFLQRVKPELIKGEVANRMPLNDEI
- a CDS encoding energy-coupling factor ABC transporter ATP-binding protein, whose product is MTSQLERISGKRETVKTAIALKNVNFSYSDRAGTLTNINLTIVPGERVGIIGPNGAGKTTLFLSICGILPATGEISLFDKPVIPGEFRSEIGLVFQNPNDQLFCASVWEDVAFGPENMGLSPEEVNQRVDRALSLTGVQELAPRPPHHLSGGEKRMVAIAGVLAMQPQLVIYDEPSANLDALARRRLIQFLQGASETMLISSHDLEMILEVCDRVILMAAGKIIADGIPAKIMGDRQLMTAFGLEKPHSLQHFSG